From Fusobacterium mortiferum ATCC 9817, a single genomic window includes:
- a CDS encoding Na+/H+ antiporter NhaC family protein, which produces MENFGFLSILPIIIAVAMAIKTKNVILSLFTSVFAGVMILLNYNPLATTKALMTDYFLKQLTDSYNAGVIVLMLFIGGFIELMMRSGGAYAFAQSVGKLINSKTKAQLAAYLAGIIIFFSDLGTPLIVGPIFAPFFKKLKVSKEKLAFILDSTSSPIAVLVPFIGWGVFIIGLLQKEFETLGLTISDYGAFVKAIPFNIYPILALVIIPALALMKLDFGPMKVAEENIANDIELEIKEKKEYIVENAKPIYVWLPILILITTLFVMLGYDFMFRRFSGSEFRAALSSGYLYAAVVLAIMMLINKSKSFEEIFSIYLNGVTKMTQIAIILILAWSLGTVNKHLGSADYIVHFMKSINLSGGLIPAIAFILGCIISFATGSSWGTYSIMIPIVIPMAMTLNAPLYVTIGAILSGGLFGDHCSPISDTTILASAGSGCSHIEHVRTQIFYAILNGILAFIGFLVGGFFQSYIILIVCIIIQISILVSIKIKQKI; this is translated from the coding sequence ATGGAAAATTTTGGTTTTTTATCTATATTGCCTATAATTATAGCTGTAGCTATGGCAATTAAGACTAAAAATGTTATTTTATCACTATTTACAAGTGTATTTGCTGGAGTTATGATTTTACTCAACTACAATCCTCTAGCAACTACAAAAGCACTGATGACTGATTATTTTTTGAAGCAATTAACTGATAGTTACAATGCTGGAGTTATTGTCCTTATGCTATTTATTGGTGGATTTATAGAACTTATGATGCGTTCTGGTGGAGCTTATGCTTTTGCTCAAAGTGTTGGAAAACTTATAAATTCTAAAACTAAAGCACAACTAGCTGCTTATTTAGCTGGAATTATAATATTTTTCTCTGACCTTGGAACACCATTAATTGTAGGACCTATATTTGCTCCATTTTTTAAAAAATTAAAAGTATCAAAAGAAAAATTAGCTTTTATTTTAGATTCTACATCTTCACCAATAGCAGTTCTTGTACCTTTTATTGGTTGGGGGGTATTCATAATTGGACTTTTACAAAAAGAATTTGAAACTCTTGGTTTAACCATATCTGATTATGGAGCTTTTGTAAAAGCAATCCCATTTAATATATATCCAATTCTTGCTCTAGTGATTATTCCAGCATTAGCTCTTATGAAATTAGATTTTGGTCCTATGAAAGTAGCAGAGGAAAATATAGCTAATGATATTGAGCTTGAAATTAAAGAGAAAAAAGAGTATATTGTAGAAAATGCTAAGCCTATATATGTTTGGCTACCTATACTTATTCTAATTACTACTTTATTTGTTATGCTTGGATATGATTTTATGTTCAGAAGATTTTCTGGAAGTGAATTTAGAGCAGCTTTAAGTAGTGGTTATCTATATGCAGCTGTAGTTTTAGCTATAATGATGTTAATAAACAAAAGTAAATCCTTTGAAGAAATTTTTTCTATCTATTTAAATGGAGTTACTAAAATGACTCAAATAGCAATAATACTTATTCTAGCTTGGTCTTTAGGAACAGTTAATAAGCATCTTGGTTCTGCTGATTATATAGTTCATTTTATGAAAAGTATAAATCTATCTGGTGGACTTATTCCTGCAATAGCCTTTATATTAGGATGTATAATCTCATTTGCTACTGGTAGCTCTTGGGGAACATACAGCATAATGATACCTATTGTAATCCCTATGGCTATGACACTTAATGCCCCTCTATATGTTACTATTGGAGCTATATTATCAGGTGGATTATTTGGAGACCACTGCTCTCCTATATCTGATACAACTATCCTTGCTTCTGCTGGTTCTGGTTGTAGTCATATAGAGCATGTTAGAACTCAGATTTTCTATGCCATTTTAAATGGTATATTAGCATTTATTGGATTTTTAGTCGGTGGTTTTTTCCAAAGTTATATTATTTTAATAGTATGTATAATAATTCAAATATCTATTTTAGTTTCTATAAAAATTAAACAAAAAATTTAG
- a CDS encoding OmpA family protein → MKNTKKIIASLLLGMTVVGCTSSPFLDETGSVNKKTSGTAGGAAAGALIGQLIGKDTKGTLIGAGIGALAGLGWGAYRDNQEKELRERLKNTEVEVSREGDNLNLYLPGGVTFATNSANIASNFYGPLNSIASVLVQYPETRIVVNGYTDNTGAASYNLDLSQRRANSVRDYFISQGVESYRVTSVGHGINNPRATNSTAAGRAENRRVEIQILPLN, encoded by the coding sequence ATGAAAAATACAAAAAAAATAATAGCTAGTTTGTTATTAGGAATGACAGTAGTAGGGTGTACTTCATCTCCTTTTTTAGATGAAACTGGTTCTGTTAATAAAAAAACTTCTGGAACAGCTGGAGGAGCTGCTGCTGGAGCTCTAATAGGACAACTTATAGGTAAAGATACTAAAGGAACTCTTATTGGAGCTGGTATAGGTGCACTTGCTGGACTTGGTTGGGGAGCATATAGAGATAACCAAGAAAAAGAGTTGAGAGAAAGATTAAAAAATACTGAAGTTGAAGTAAGTAGAGAGGGAGATAACTTAAATCTTTATCTACCTGGAGGAGTAACTTTTGCTACTAATAGTGCTAATATAGCTTCTAACTTCTATGGTCCACTAAATTCCATTGCTTCTGTATTAGTACAATACCCTGAAACTAGAATAGTAGTTAATGGTTATACTGATAATACTGGAGCTGCTAGCTATAACTTAGATCTATCACAAAGAAGGGCTAATAGCGTTAGAGATTATTTTATCTCTCAAGGTGTAGAATCATACAGAGTAACTTCTGTTGGACATGGAATAAACAATCCAAGAGCAACTAATAGTACTGCTGCTGGAAGAGCAGAAAATAGAAGAGTAGAGATTCAAATCCTACCATTAAATTAA
- the truA gene encoding tRNA pseudouridine(38-40) synthase TruA, with product MRNIKISYRYDGSMFYGFQRQPNKRTVQGEIEKLLNVVLKDEIDMVSSGRTDRGVHALIQVSNFYTTSTIPLDRLKYVLMRGLPLDIELLDIEEVDIEFNSRFDAQKRGYTYIISWERDPFKNRYETYVNKEIEAERFQKILDILVGVHDFNNFRMSDCGSKTSIREIYSIEVKKIGSNRISVEILGSSFLKSQIRIIIGTALNIYFGNLPSNYMEEMLKNPDKKYLKKVAEPNGLYLSKVDY from the coding sequence ATGAGAAATATAAAGATAAGTTATAGATATGATGGAAGCATGTTTTATGGTTTTCAAAGGCAGCCAAATAAAAGAACAGTTCAAGGAGAGATAGAAAAGTTATTAAATGTTGTATTAAAAGATGAGATAGATATGGTATCTTCAGGTAGAACTGATAGAGGGGTTCATGCTCTTATTCAAGTTTCTAATTTTTATACTACTTCAACTATCCCTTTAGATAGATTGAAGTATGTACTGATGAGAGGATTACCATTGGATATAGAACTCTTAGATATTGAAGAGGTGGATATAGAGTTTAATTCAAGGTTTGACGCTCAAAAAAGAGGATATACTTATATAATTTCTTGGGAGAGAGATCCTTTTAAGAATCGATATGAAACATATGTAAATAAAGAAATAGAGGCAGAGAGATTCCAAAAAATTTTAGATATTTTAGTAGGAGTACATGATTTTAATAATTTTAGAATGAGTGATTGTGGAAGTAAAACCTCTATAAGAGAGATATATAGTATTGAAGTAAAAAAAATAGGTAGTAATAGAATTAGTGTTGAAATATTAGGAAGTTCTTTTTTAAAATCTCAGATTAGAATAATAATAGGAACAGCTTTAAATATATATTTTGGAAATCTTCCTAGCAATTATATGGAGGAGATGTTAAAAAATCCTGATAAAAAATATCTAAAAAAAGTGGCTGAGCCAAATGGTCTTTATCTATCAAAAGTTGATTATTAG
- a CDS encoding GNAT family N-acetyltransferase — MEFRELHDVDLTLMNKIVEIEEEAFEGNGNVDLWILKALIRYGKVFVLVEGDEIITIAEYMQVLGKDEVFLYGISTRKKYRNRGNARKIMEESEKYLKRLGYKEVGLTVDPNNNIAMKLYKDLGYRIEEYQEDEYGKGIHRYLMKKVII; from the coding sequence ATGGAATTTAGAGAGCTCCATGATGTGGATTTAACTTTGATGAATAAAATAGTAGAGATAGAAGAAGAAGCTTTTGAAGGGAATGGAAATGTAGACCTGTGGATTTTAAAAGCTCTTATAAGATATGGAAAAGTATTTGTGTTAGTAGAGGGAGATGAGATTATAACTATTGCTGAATATATGCAAGTACTTGGAAAGGATGAGGTGTTTTTATATGGAATCTCTACTAGAAAAAAATATAGAAATCGTGGAAATGCTAGAAAAATAATGGAAGAGAGTGAAAAATACCTAAAAAGATTAGGATATAAAGAAGTAGGATTAACAGTTGACCCTAATAATAACATAGCAATGAAATTATATAAAGACTTAGGATATAGGATTGAAGAATATCAAGAAGATGAGTATGGAAAAGGGATTCATAGATACTTGATGAAAAAAGTCATAATTTAA
- a CDS encoding Fur family transcriptional regulator, translated as MEFHIENIGEYLKAHEIKPSYQRIKIFQYLVENKNHPTVDMIYKALCTEIPTLSKTTVYNTLNLFIEKKIVNVIVIEENETRYDSVMAVHGHFKCEKCGKIYDIGINQNILEDDKLKNCETKEQHYYFKGICQDCSNNK; from the coding sequence ATGGAATTTCATATTGAAAATATAGGAGAGTACTTAAAAGCTCATGAGATAAAGCCATCTTATCAGAGAATTAAAATATTTCAGTATTTGGTTGAAAATAAAAATCATCCTACAGTAGATATGATATATAAAGCCTTATGTACAGAAATTCCTACTCTATCTAAAACTACTGTTTACAATACGCTAAATCTTTTTATTGAGAAAAAGATAGTAAATGTAATAGTAATTGAAGAGAATGAAACAAGATATGATAGTGTTATGGCAGTTCATGGACATTTTAAATGTGAAAAATGTGGGAAAATATATGATATAGGAATCAATCAAAATATTTTAGAAGATGACAAATTAAAAAATTGTGAAACAAAAGAACAACATTATTATTTTAAAGGAATTTGTCAAGATTGCTCGAATAATAAATAA
- a CDS encoding desulfoferrodoxin family protein, with translation MKKNSFIKLECGTLVQVVATKEKCCDTLPNGFELVVPKVEDATTEKHVPYIEEKENGYLVRVGKETKHPMAEAHYIEFIELEVDGDTLYRKYLKPEQEPEAFFEVPKGKEVVAREYCNIHGLWANK, from the coding sequence ATGAAAAAAAATAGTTTCATAAAATTAGAGTGTGGAACTTTAGTTCAAGTAGTAGCAACTAAAGAAAAATGTTGCGATACTTTACCTAATGGTTTTGAGTTAGTAGTACCTAAAGTAGAAGATGCTACTACAGAAAAACATGTTCCATATATAGAAGAAAAAGAAAATGGATATTTAGTAAGGGTAGGAAAAGAAACTAAACATCCTATGGCAGAAGCTCATTATATTGAGTTTATAGAATTAGAAGTAGATGGAGATACTCTTTATAGAAAATACTTAAAGCCTGAACAAGAGCCAGAAGCTTTTTTTGAAGTACCTAAGGGAAAAGAAGTTGTAGCAAGAGAGTATTGCAATATCCATGGATTATGGGCAAATAAATAA
- the rd gene encoding rubredoxin yields MKKYICKVCGYEYDPAVGDVDNGVAAGTAWEDVPEDWLCPLCGVGKDEFEPAE; encoded by the coding sequence ATGAAAAAATATATATGTAAAGTTTGTGGATATGAGTATGATCCAGCAGTAGGAGATGTAGATAATGGAGTAGCAGCAGGAACTGCTTGGGAAGATGTACCAGAGGATTGGTTATGTCCACTTTGTGGTGTTGGAAAAGATGAATTCGAACCAGCTGAATAA